Part of the Ornithodoros turicata isolate Travis chromosome 6, ASM3712646v1, whole genome shotgun sequence genome, CAATTCTTTTTGATATTAGGCATCGCATTTTCGGAGTGTCCTTCCATCTCCACCTTGTGGCCTTTATTATTTTATATCAGTATTGAAATTATTCGGTttttcgaaaccgaaacttgaaATAAAGCAACGTTTGTGTATATTTCACACAATGCAGTAGATGTGGAAAGTGTATAAGATCCATTGGAAAATGTGAGAAATGTCTGTGTTTCTCAATTGTTTTCCTCCCGCATGTTGATGCGCATTTGTTAGCGTGCGATTTGACGGATATGAAGGCATCCAGAGAGCCCACAACTGAAAACAGATCATACAGgaggatgaccgctttccacggCGAGATTggaaggtgacacgggttcgaatcctgtcactggcTGTGCACTCTGAGATTTTCGCTGGGttctccgaagactttctagacgaatatCGCCCcatttccccctgaagtcggcccaggacgcatactaatccccctgtcccccactccttcctgctgtcctgtcttcatctgtccacgtctgtacgccactcttatagccacagttgcttctcggcgctaacacggaaccgCGTTCATAGGGTGTCTTAGTCAACACGGGCAAGCTGTGGAGCTCTCTTCTGTCGCTGTTTTTATTATCATTACCTCTCTTTCTGTCATTCTTCGTCTGTTCCTTTGCCTCAAGTGCACATTTAAACTGAAACGTCATATTATTCATGACAAAACTGCCCTTGGCGCGAAGGCGCATGAACGCACCGCTTGCCGGTGTCGTCGGGAACCACTCTACGTCTGGCATCACTGCGATATTACCAATATTACCGTGGCTCGACCTGCAGCTGGCCACATTGTGCTTCGCAAAAATGGCGTCTCGTCGGAGAGTTGTGCAAGCGGAAGATTTGGCGAACGTAGAATTTGAAACCAGTGAGGATGTGGAAGTAATTCCAACTTTTGACGCTGTAGGACTACGTGAAGACCTATTGCGTGGTATTTACGCGTACGGTAAGTGTGTTGTTGTGAAGTGACGCTGTGACGTAGCCTTGGGCCTAAACACGCCTGGTTTACGTTATGGCCACCGGAATCTTTTGTTGTATCGAAATGTGGTGTCTAAATAGATACTAGATGCTGGTTTTACGCATACGCGTACTTGTGTAGACTGTTCTGTGCGTGTAACCTTCGTGAGCATCACCTCCGAGTTCCTTACTCGCTTCTTGCGTCTTTTGTTGAAGGTTTTGAGAAGCCGTCAGCAATTCAACAGAGGTCCATAAAACCAGTCATTAAAGGACGAGATGTCATTGCGCAGTACGTATTACACAGCTTTTATGTGCAGTTGAATCCGAAATAGTCATTTCGTGTTATCAGTGTCTGTCTTCGCACATCTAACGATTTCTACTGACCATGTGCGTGCATAAGCTCTGTGAATACACGTATCTTTATCCCACATAGGGCGCAGTCAGGAACAGGGAAAACTGCTACATTCGCAATTGGCGTTCTTCAGACAACTGACACCCAAGTTCGAGAAACACAGGCACTCATTTTGTCACCCACCAGAGAATTGGCTGTACAGATTCAAAAGGTGCGGAGGAGGACATTTTCCTGTATGAGTAGTGACACTTACAGTGGTTGCCCACATTGTAGGTCATTCTCGCTCTTGGAGACTACATGAACGTCCAGTGCCACGCGTGCATCGGAGGCACTAATTTGGGTGAAGACATCCGCAAGCTAGACTACGGCCAGCACATTGTATCCGGAACACCAGGCAGAGTGTTTGGTGAGTAGGAGGAGCATAGCAACTGTTTTGTGGAGCTAAATGGAAAATGCTTAATTTCAGACATGATCAAGCGGAGGAATCTCCGAACTCGTTCCATCAAAATGCTTGTCCTTGATGAGGCTGATGAGATGTTGAATAAGGGTGAGCATCAACTAGGAAACATTGCTGCTCTGCATTTTAGATGCACTCTATAATTGCCAGGTTTTATGTTAATAACCATTGTTGTCTTGACCCCATCGCAGGTTTCAAAGAGCAGATCTATGACGTGTACCGGTACTTGCCCCCCTGCACCCAGGTTGTGCTCATCTCAGCTACATTGCCACATGAAATCCTTGAGATGACCAGCAAATTCATGACTGATCCTGTTCGTATCTTGGTCAAGCGGTATGTAGTGCTAAgcttttcattttcctttttttgcaatCAGCTGACAATTTTGAGTGACCAGCAAAACCAACACTTTGAGCTCTGGGATACCTACGCAGTTGGCATAAGTAAAAAGCTGTAGGAAAAAAAGTTAGAAGTGAGGGAGACTGTTTACCAAATCCATGGAATACAACGTGCGATACGGAGCCGTAGAGATATCGGGTTGCAAGACGTTCCACTGCTCCTTTAATCTAAGGTGATAGCAGTGATCAAGAACACACACAGAATGTTACAAAAACTCGTAAGGATCTCAGGGATATGGCTGTTTTGGAACGAATAAGTTCACGTCAAGCCGGTATGTTACGATGCCTGATGCACCATTTGCTTGAAGTGGTTCGTGATACCTCACTCGTTCCTATTGTCTGATTTTTCTTGATGATTGTCTGTTCAAACAGTGACGAGTTGACACTTGAGGGCATCAGACAGTTCTTTGTCGCTGTCGAAAGGGAGGAATGGAAATTTGACACACTGTGCGACCTGTATGACACCTTGACCATCACACAAGCAGTCATCTTCTGCAACACAAAGCGAAAGGTAGCTGTCATTACACATTGCTTTCCGTCCTGTTGCCCAAACTCGTGTGAAATCTTTCCTGGAATGCGATAAATGTTTTCAGGTGGACTGGCTGACAGAGAAGATGCGCGAAGCAAACTTTACAGTGTCCGCAATGCACGGTGACATGCCGCAGAAGGAAAGGGACGCCCTCATGAAGGAGTTCCGCTCTGGGCACAGGTATGCTGCCACATAATTTTGGTTGGGGTCTCATTAGGACAGAGCTTAATCGTACCAGTTTCATATGACATCTGCTGTGTGAATAATTTACCTTGGTTGCTCCAGCCGCAGAGTTCTTTGCGTCCTGCTGCATAGAATATATCAGGAGGAGGTATAGCTGTGGGAGAGGTCATGGGAGGAAGTGGAAATGAAACCAGAGCCTATTAGGAGAAT contains:
- the LOC135396813 gene encoding eukaryotic initiation factor 4A-III; protein product: MASRRRVVQAEDLANVEFETSEDVEVIPTFDAVGLREDLLRGIYAYGFEKPSAIQQRSIKPVIKGRDVIAQAQSGTGKTATFAIGVLQTTDTQVRETQALILSPTRELAVQIQKVILALGDYMNVQCHACIGGTNLGEDIRKLDYGQHIVSGTPGRVFDMIKRRNLRTRSIKMLVLDEADEMLNKGFKEQIYDVYRYLPPCTQVVLISATLPHEILEMTSKFMTDPVRILVKRDELTLEGIRQFFVAVEREEWKFDTLCDLYDTLTITQAVIFCNTKRKVDWLTEKMREANFTVSAMHGDMPQKERDALMKEFRSGHSRVLITTDIWARGIDVQQVSLVINYDLPNNRELYIHRIGRSGRFGRKGVAINFVKNDDIRILRDIEQYYSTQIDEMPMNVADLV